One part of the Fusobacterium pseudoperiodonticum genome encodes these proteins:
- the thrB gene encoding homoserine kinase, producing MFEVKVPMTSANVACGFDTLGLALQTHSVFHFELNDKLDFVGFEKEFCNEDNLVYIAFKKTLNFLNKSVNGVKISLIEQAPIARGLGSSATCVVAGIFGAYLLTGTEINKNDILKIATELEGHPDNVAPAIFGNLCASCLVDDEAISVQYNVDERFNFMALIPNFETKTADARKALPKDLPLKDAIFSLSRLGIVLRAFETYDIQTLKKVLADKIHEPYRKNLIHEYDEVRSICENIESYGFFISGSGSTLINILVDETKLELIKEQLKNLKYNWKVLFTKVDKEGTTWKERNV from the coding sequence ATGTTCGAAGTAAAAGTACCTATGACCTCTGCTAATGTAGCCTGTGGTTTTGATACTCTAGGGCTTGCCTTACAAACTCATTCTGTTTTTCATTTTGAATTGAATGATAAATTAGATTTTGTAGGTTTTGAAAAAGAATTTTGTAATGAAGATAACCTTGTTTATATAGCTTTTAAAAAGACTTTAAACTTCTTAAACAAAAGTGTGAATGGAGTTAAAATCTCTTTAATAGAACAAGCTCCTATTGCAAGGGGCCTAGGAAGTAGCGCTACCTGTGTTGTAGCTGGTATATTTGGAGCTTACTTATTGACAGGAACTGAAATAAATAAAAATGATATTTTAAAAATTGCAACAGAACTTGAAGGACATCCAGATAATGTAGCACCTGCTATATTCGGTAATCTATGTGCTTCTTGTCTTGTAGATGATGAGGCTATATCTGTTCAATACAATGTAGATGAAAGATTTAATTTTATGGCTCTAATACCTAACTTTGAAACTAAGACAGCAGATGCAAGAAAAGCTCTGCCTAAAGACTTACCTTTGAAGGATGCTATATTCTCTCTAAGTCGTTTAGGAATAGTTTTAAGAGCCTTTGAAACTTATGATATACAAACTTTAAAGAAAGTACTAGCTGATAAAATTCATGAGCCATATCGTAAAAATTTAATTCATGAATATGATGAAGTAAGAAGTATTTGTGAAAATATTGAAAGCTATGGATTTTTTATCTCAGGTAGTGGTTCAACTTTAATAAATATATTGGTTGATGAAACTAAGCTAGAGCTTATAAAAGAACAATTAAAAAATTTAAAATATAATTGGAAAGTTCTCTTTACTAAAGTAGATAAAGAAGGAACAACTTGGAAAGAAAGGAATGTTTAG
- the thrC gene encoding threonine synthase yields the protein MNYRSTRNNTITKKDKIALLQGLSEDGGLFVLENFNEKKIDLKNLLDKSYTDIAFEVLKLFFSFDESKLKSVIEKAYSKFSTKKVTPLIELKDAHVLELFHGPTSAFKDVALTLLPYLIQLALEGSDQEILILTATSGDTGKAALEGFKDVDQTEIIVFYPKNGVSKIQELQMRTQEGKNTKVCAIEGNFDDAQTAVKNIFLDEDLQKKLGNKKFSSANSINIGRLTPQIVYYIVAYIDLVKNNKINLGDKINFVVPTGNFGDILAGYYAKKLGLPVNKLVCASNKNNVLYDFLTTGIYDRNREFLKTISPSMDILISSNLERLLYDLSGSDDKYIKSLMDELKQNGKYQVNADILAKLKVEFGSGYASDEETSHIIKKVWEEEKYLLDPHTAVAYKVMLEQNLEGETVVLSTASPYKFCTSVANAVLNITDEDEFKLMEKLHEFTKVPVPENLKNLNSKEIRHSDLVKREDMAKYILEADKCSK from the coding sequence ATGAATTATAGAAGTACAAGAAATAATACGATTACAAAAAAAGACAAAATAGCCCTTTTACAAGGTTTAAGTGAGGATGGTGGACTTTTTGTTTTAGAAAACTTCAATGAAAAAAAAATAGATTTAAAAAATTTATTAGATAAATCTTATACAGATATTGCTTTTGAAGTCTTAAAATTATTTTTTTCATTTGATGAGAGTAAATTAAAGTCTGTAATAGAAAAAGCATATAGCAAATTTTCAACTAAAAAGGTTACTCCTCTTATTGAATTAAAAGATGCTCATGTTCTAGAGCTATTTCATGGGCCTACAAGTGCTTTTAAAGATGTTGCCTTAACATTGTTACCTTATCTAATTCAATTAGCTCTTGAAGGAAGCGACCAAGAAATTTTAATTCTGACAGCTACAAGTGGAGATACAGGAAAAGCTGCTTTAGAAGGCTTTAAAGATGTAGACCAAACTGAAATTATTGTTTTCTATCCTAAAAATGGAGTAAGTAAAATTCAAGAATTACAAATGAGAACTCAAGAAGGAAAAAATACTAAAGTTTGTGCCATAGAAGGAAACTTTGATGATGCTCAAACTGCTGTAAAAAATATTTTCTTAGATGAAGACTTACAAAAAAAATTAGGAAATAAAAAATTCTCAAGTGCTAACTCTATAAATATAGGACGTTTAACTCCTCAAATAGTTTACTATATCGTTGCCTATATTGACTTAGTAAAGAATAATAAAATAAACTTAGGAGACAAAATAAATTTTGTTGTACCTACTGGAAACTTTGGAGATATCTTAGCTGGATACTATGCAAAAAAATTAGGTCTCCCTGTTAATAAATTAGTTTGTGCAAGTAATAAAAACAATGTTTTATACGACTTCTTAACAACAGGTATCTATGATAGAAATCGTGAATTCTTAAAAACAATTTCTCCTAGCATGGATATTTTAATTTCAAGTAACTTAGAAAGATTACTTTATGATTTAAGTGGTTCTGATGATAAGTATATTAAATCTTTAATGGATGAATTAAAACAAAATGGTAAATATCAAGTTAATGCCGATATACTTGCTAAATTAAAAGTAGAATTTGGAAGTGGTTATGCTAGTGATGAAGAAACTTCTCATATAATCAAAAAAGTTTGGGAAGAAGAAAAATATTTACTAGATCCTCATACAGCTGTTGCATACAAAGTTATGCTTGAACAAAATTTGGAAGGTGAAACTGTGGTTTTATCAACTGCTTCTCCATATAAATTCTGTACTAGTGTTGCCAATGCAGTTTTAAATATAACTGATGAAGATGAATTCAAATTGATGGAAAAACTACATGAATTTACAAAAGTGCCTGTCCCTGAAAATCTAAAGAACTTAAATTCTAAAGAAATAAGACATAGTGATTTAGTAAAAAGAGAAGATATGGCTAAATATATTTTGGAGGCTGATAAATGTTCGAAGTAA
- a CDS encoding ABC transporter ATP-binding protein, with translation MKILKFKNKSLNVFLGYSYRYKWHMIAVIILSTIASAMSAVPAWLSKKFVDDVLIKQNKEMFLWIIGGIFAATVIKVISSYYSEITSNFVTETIKREIKIDIFSHLEKLPINYFKKNKLGDTLSKLTNDTTSLGRIGFIIFDMFKELLTVLILTGRMFQVDYILALVSLILLPLIIRVVRKYTKKIRKYGRERQDTTGKVTAFTQETLSGIFVIKAFNNTDFVIDKYKDLTKEEFEQAYKTTKIKAKVSPINEVITTFMVLLVVLYGGYQILVTKNITSGDLISFVTALGLMHQPLKRLISKNNDLQDSLPSADRVVEIFDEKIETDVFGEAVKFDEKIQNIKFENVNYKYDDSNEYVLKNVNLDVKAGEIVAFVGKSGSGKTTLVNLLARFFNTDEGSVTVNGVNIKNIPLKIYRNKFAIVPQETFLFGGTIKENISFGKEVTDEEIITAAKMANAYNFIQEDLPNKFETEVGERGALLSGGQKQRIAIARALIKNPEIMILDEATSALDSESEKLVQDALDSLMEGRTTFVIAHRLSTIVRADKIVVMDNGEIKEMGTHSELIAMNGIYKNLYDIQFNENK, from the coding sequence ATGAAAATATTAAAATTTAAAAATAAATCTCTTAATGTTTTCTTAGGTTACAGTTATAGGTATAAATGGCATATGATAGCTGTTATTATCTTATCAACTATTGCCTCAGCAATGAGTGCTGTACCTGCTTGGTTAAGCAAAAAATTTGTTGATGATGTATTAATAAAACAAAATAAAGAAATGTTTTTATGGATAATAGGGGGGATTTTTGCAGCTACTGTAATTAAAGTTATATCGTCATATTATTCTGAAATAACTTCTAACTTTGTAACCGAAACTATAAAAAGAGAAATAAAAATAGATATATTTTCTCATTTAGAGAAATTACCGATAAATTATTTTAAAAAAAATAAATTGGGAGATACTCTCTCAAAATTAACTAATGATACTACTTCATTAGGAAGAATAGGTTTTATAATTTTTGATATGTTTAAGGAGCTTTTAACAGTTTTAATTCTTACTGGAAGAATGTTTCAGGTGGACTATATTTTAGCTTTAGTTTCCCTTATACTTCTACCTTTAATTATTAGAGTTGTTAGAAAATACACTAAAAAAATTAGAAAATATGGTAGAGAAAGACAGGATACAACAGGTAAGGTTACTGCCTTTACTCAAGAAACTCTTTCAGGAATATTTGTTATAAAGGCTTTTAATAACACAGATTTTGTTATTGATAAATATAAAGATTTAACTAAGGAAGAGTTTGAACAAGCATATAAAACTACAAAAATTAAAGCAAAAGTATCTCCTATAAATGAAGTTATAACAACATTTATGGTACTTTTAGTTGTTTTATATGGTGGATATCAAATATTGGTTACTAAAAATATTACATCAGGAGATTTAATTTCCTTTGTAACAGCTTTAGGACTTATGCACCAACCTTTAAAAAGATTAATCAGTAAAAACAATGATTTACAAGATTCTTTACCTTCGGCAGATAGAGTTGTTGAAATTTTTGATGAAAAGATTGAAACTGATGTCTTTGGAGAAGCAGTCAAATTTGATGAAAAAATTCAAAATATAAAATTTGAAAATGTAAACTATAAATATGATGATTCTAATGAGTATGTCTTAAAAAATGTAAATTTAGATGTAAAAGCTGGAGAAATAGTTGCTTTTGTTGGAAAGAGTGGAAGTGGAAAAACTACACTTGTAAATCTATTAGCAAGATTTTTTAATACTGATGAGGGAAGTGTAACTGTAAATGGAGTAAATATCAAAAATATTCCTTTAAAAATTTACAGAAATAAGTTTGCAATAGTACCTCAAGAAACTTTCTTATTTGGTGGAACTATTAAAGAAAATATAAGCTTTGGTAAAGAAGTTACTGATGAAGAAATTATTACAGCTGCTAAAATGGCAAATGCCTATAACTTTATACAAGAAGATTTACCTAATAAATTTGAAACAGAGGTTGGAGAAAGAGGAGCATTATTATCTGGTGGACAAAAACAAAGAATAGCAATAGCTAGAGCCTTAATTAAGAACCCTGAGATTATGATACTTGACGAAGCTACTTCTGCTCTTGATAGTGAATCTGAAAAGCTTGTACAAGATGCTTTAGATAGCTTAATGGAAGGAAGAACTACTTTTGTTATAGCACACAGATTATCTACTATAGTTAGAGCTGATAAGATTGTTGTTATGGACAATGGAGAAATCAAAGAAATGGGAACACATTCTGAGCTTATTGCTATGAATGGAATCTATAAAAATCTTTATGATATTCAATTCAATGAAAATAAATAA
- a CDS encoding aspartate kinase, with protein MLKVAKFGGSSVASAEQFKKVKEIVKMDSSRKFVVVSAVGKAGKEDNKITDLLYLCYAHIKYNMNCDAVFSIIEKKFCDIAKELNLQFNIKGELAQLKEKLDQKSVSEEYLVSRGEYLTALLMAEYLGYKFIDAKDVIFYNYDNTFDYIKSEQAFQEITKTGENFIIPGFYGSFPNKDVKLMTRGGGDVTGAIVASLANADVYENWTDVSGVLMADPRIIPNPLPIEVINYNELRELSYMGASVLHEEAVFPVALKKIPIQIRNTNRPEDVGTIINNSDEGAFKHVITGIAGKKDFSIITIRKVRMSNEVGLIRKALSVFEDYNVSIEHIPSGVDSFSVVVETKAVKPFVHELMGRLKKVTSAGEVTLTTEISLIATVGLGMKNYKGLSGRLFSAIGKAGINIVVISQTSDEINIIVGVHNSDYERTIRTIYYEFNPQ; from the coding sequence ATGTTAAAAGTTGCAAAATTTGGAGGAAGTTCTGTTGCAAGTGCAGAACAGTTTAAAAAAGTTAAAGAAATAGTTAAGATGGACTCAAGTCGTAAATTTGTTGTTGTAAGTGCTGTTGGAAAAGCAGGTAAAGAAGATAACAAAATAACAGATTTATTATACCTTTGTTATGCACATATAAAATATAATATGAATTGTGATGCAGTTTTTAGCATAATTGAAAAGAAATTCTGTGATATAGCTAAAGAACTAAATTTACAATTTAATATAAAGGGAGAACTTGCACAATTAAAAGAAAAATTAGATCAAAAAAGTGTATCAGAAGAATATTTAGTTAGTCGTGGAGAATACTTGACAGCACTTTTAATGGCTGAATACTTAGGTTATAAATTTATAGATGCTAAAGATGTAATTTTCTATAACTATGATAACACTTTTGATTATATTAAGAGTGAACAAGCATTCCAAGAAATAACTAAGACAGGGGAAAACTTTATTATACCAGGTTTCTATGGTTCTTTCCCTAATAAAGATGTTAAACTTATGACTCGTGGAGGAGGAGATGTTACAGGAGCGATTGTTGCTAGTCTTGCTAATGCAGATGTCTATGAAAACTGGACAGATGTTTCAGGAGTTTTAATGGCAGATCCAAGAATAATTCCTAATCCACTTCCTATCGAAGTTATAAATTATAATGAACTTAGAGAATTATCATATATGGGAGCAAGTGTTTTACATGAAGAAGCAGTATTCCCTGTTGCTTTAAAGAAAATTCCTATACAAATTCGTAACACAAATAGACCTGAAGATGTAGGAACTATAATAAATAATAGTGATGAAGGAGCATTTAAACATGTAATTACAGGTATAGCAGGTAAAAAAGATTTCTCTATTATCACAATTAGAAAAGTTCGTATGTCTAATGAGGTAGGTTTAATAAGAAAGGCTCTAAGTGTTTTTGAGGACTATAATGTAAGTATAGAACATATTCCAAGTGGAGTAGATTCATTCTCAGTTGTAGTTGAAACTAAGGCAGTAAAACCTTTTGTTCATGAACTTATGGGAAGACTTAAAAAAGTTACTTCAGCAGGAGAAGTTACTTTAACAACTGAAATCTCTTTAATTGCTACAGTAGGATTAGGAATGAAGAACTATAAAGGATTGTCAGGAAGATTATTCTCAGCAATAGGTAAAGCAGGAATAAATATAGTTGTAATTTCTCAAACAAGTGATGAAATTAATATTATAGTTGGAGTACATAATTCAGACTATGAAAGAACTATAAGAACTATCTATTATGAATTCAATCCACAATAA
- a CDS encoding toxin-antitoxin system YwqK family antitoxin yields MKKNFIIYTLIIFIFTSFSIFAQREVNYGDLKYNEETELVYVEGEKETFTGIAKYYSKDESSVFEFPYKNGKKEGRGKEYYLNGKFKSDAFFIDGLLQGKSIGYYENGNLEYEENYKDGKLDGLVKNYYENGQLKAELNYKNGQLDGLARAYHENGQLHIEENYKDGKLEGESTNYDENGNLTSKAIYKDDEMVENLFGDTEEDAPSKNNKLKGYTGPIILCGLIGLYVFLTAFKMFKSFPKTSHLTDEQRSRIFKILIKHDEGNKELFSSYTLNGVGSSYYRVASMMVDNEKVYIYAKMLSFIYLPTPITFGYLFGYSKDHILASYSNATFKEVKKEIEDTVLYM; encoded by the coding sequence ATGAAAAAGAATTTTATTATCTATACTTTAATTATTTTCATTTTTACTTCTTTTAGTATTTTTGCTCAAAGAGAAGTAAACTATGGAGATTTAAAATACAATGAAGAGACTGAGCTTGTGTATGTTGAGGGGGAAAAAGAAACTTTTACAGGAATAGCAAAATATTATTCTAAAGATGAGAGTTCAGTATTTGAATTTCCATATAAAAATGGAAAAAAAGAAGGTAGAGGAAAAGAGTATTATCTTAATGGTAAATTTAAATCTGATGCATTTTTTATTGATGGTTTATTACAAGGAAAATCAATAGGTTATTATGAAAATGGAAATTTAGAGTATGAAGAAAACTACAAAGATGGTAAATTAGACGGTTTAGTTAAAAATTATTATGAGAATGGACAATTAAAAGCAGAACTTAACTATAAGAATGGGCAATTAGATGGACTTGCAAGAGCATATCATGAGAATGGACAACTACATATTGAAGAAAATTATAAAGATGGGAAATTAGAAGGTGAGTCAACTAATTATGATGAAAATGGGAATTTAACATCAAAAGCAATTTATAAAGACGATGAAATGGTTGAAAATTTATTTGGAGACACTGAAGAAGATGCTCCTAGTAAAAATAATAAACTTAAAGGGTACACAGGACCTATTATACTTTGTGGACTTATAGGCCTATATGTATTTTTAACTGCTTTTAAGATGTTTAAATCTTTTCCAAAAACTAGTCATTTAACAGATGAACAAAGAAGTAGAATCTTTAAAATTTTAATAAAACATGATGAGGGAAATAAAGAACTTTTCTCATCTTACACTTTGAATGGAGTAGGTTCAAGCTATTATAGAGTAGCTTCTATGATGGTAGATAATGAAAAGGTTTATATTTATGCCAAAATGCTTTCATTTATATATTTGCCAACTCCAATAACTTTTGGTTATCTATTTGGTTATAGTAAGGATCATATTTTAGCTAGTTATTCTAATGCAACTTTTAAAGAAGTTAAGAAAGAAATAGAAGATACAGTTTTATATATGTAG
- a CDS encoding homoserine dehydrogenase, protein MRIAILGFGTVGSGVYEIAKTLKNIEVKKVLEKDLSKIDIATDNYDEIINDKEIELVVECMGGLHPAYEFIMQALKSKKSVVSANKAVIAKYLDEFLQAAKENNVEFRFEASVGGGIPCLAGIQKVRRVENIDKFYGIFNGTSNFILDNMYRFENEFFTTLKTAQELGYAEADPSADIDGYDVTNKVIISAALAYDGFIKNEFPCFTMRNITKEDILYFKKNGLIAKYIGEATTVGNEYEASVMLNLFPTNALEGNVLSNYNIVTVQSHTMGEVKFYGQGAGKLPTANAIIQDILDIQANISFNPISIEKKYSYSAKLFKHRYVLRSNEELKGEFDKIEKDGNNFYHYTKEITQADLLKVIEGKDCLVTKLSEVLA, encoded by the coding sequence ATGAGAATAGCAATTTTAGGTTTTGGAACAGTTGGAAGCGGAGTTTATGAGATAGCAAAGACTCTAAAGAATATTGAAGTAAAAAAAGTTCTTGAAAAAGATTTAAGCAAAATAGATATAGCTACGGATAATTATGATGAAATTATCAATGACAAAGAAATAGAATTAGTTGTTGAATGTATGGGTGGATTACATCCTGCTTATGAATTTATTATGCAAGCTTTAAAAAGTAAAAAATCTGTTGTAAGTGCTAACAAGGCAGTTATAGCAAAATACTTAGATGAATTTTTACAAGCTGCTAAAGAAAATAATGTTGAATTTCGTTTTGAAGCAAGTGTTGGAGGAGGAATTCCTTGTCTTGCAGGTATTCAAAAAGTTCGTCGTGTGGAAAATATAGATAAATTTTATGGAATTTTCAATGGTACAAGTAACTTCATCTTAGATAATATGTATAGATTTGAAAATGAATTTTTCACAACTTTAAAAACAGCTCAAGAATTAGGTTATGCTGAGGCAGATCCTAGTGCTGATATAGATGGATATGATGTAACTAACAAGGTTATTATAAGTGCGGCTTTAGCTTATGATGGTTTCATTAAAAATGAATTTCCTTGTTTCACTATGAGAAACATAACTAAAGAAGATATCCTATATTTTAAGAAAAATGGTTTAATAGCTAAATATATTGGAGAAGCAACAACTGTTGGAAATGAATATGAAGCTTCAGTAATGTTAAACTTATTCCCAACTAATGCTTTAGAAGGTAATGTTTTAAGTAACTATAACATTGTTACTGTACAATCTCATACTATGGGAGAAGTAAAGTTCTATGGTCAAGGTGCAGGGAAATTACCAACTGCCAATGCAATAATTCAAGATATCTTAGATATACAAGCAAATATTTCTTTCAATCCTATTTCAATAGAAAAGAAATATTCTTATTCAGCTAAATTATTCAAACATAGATATGTACTTCGTTCAAATGAAGAATTAAAAGGGGAATTTGATAAAATAGAAAAAGATGGAAATAACTTCTATCACTATACAAAAGAAATTACTCAAGCAGATTTATTAAAAGTGATTGAAGGAAAAGACTGTCTTGTTACTAAGTTAAGTGAGGTGTTAGCATAA
- the lpxB gene encoding lipid-A-disaccharide synthase has protein sequence MKFFVSTGEASGDLHLSYLVKSVKSRYKDVDFVGVAGEKSKKEGVEILQDISELAIMGFTEAIKKYKFLKQKAYEYLQYIKDNQIENVILVDYGGFNVKFLELLKNEIMDIKIFYYIPPKVWIWGEKRVEILRLADYIMVIFPWEVDFYKKHNIDAVYFGNPFTDFYKKVERTGDKILLLPGSRRQEIKAMLPVFEEIINDLKDDKFILKLNSEQDLVYIENLKKYTNLEIIIDKKLKDIVGDCKLSVATSGTITLELALLGLPSIVVYKTSLINYLIGKYILKIGYISLPNLVLNDEIFPELIQKDCEAKNIEKHMKKILENLPEIEEKIENMRKKIEGKAVVESYADFLVKEGK, from the coding sequence ATGAAATTTTTTGTTTCTACAGGAGAAGCCTCTGGAGATTTACATCTTTCATATTTAGTAAAAAGTGTAAAATCAAGATATAAAGATGTGGATTTTGTTGGAGTAGCAGGAGAAAAATCAAAAAAAGAAGGAGTAGAAATACTTCAAGATATAAGTGAACTTGCAATTATGGGGTTTACAGAAGCTATTAAAAAATATAAATTTTTAAAACAAAAAGCTTATGAATATTTACAATATATAAAAGATAATCAAATAGAAAATGTAATTTTAGTTGATTATGGAGGTTTTAATGTAAAGTTTTTAGAGCTTTTAAAAAACGAAATTATGGATATAAAAATTTTCTACTATATTCCACCTAAGGTTTGGATATGGGGAGAAAAAAGAGTTGAGATACTAAGATTAGCAGACTATATAATGGTTATCTTCCCTTGGGAAGTAGATTTCTATAAAAAACACAATATAGATGCTGTCTATTTTGGAAATCCTTTTACAGATTTCTATAAAAAAGTTGAAAGAACAGGAGATAAAATCTTGTTACTTCCAGGTAGTAGAAGGCAAGAAATAAAAGCTATGCTTCCTGTTTTTGAAGAAATCATAAATGATTTAAAAGATGATAAGTTTATTTTAAAATTAAATTCAGAACAAGATTTAGTATACATAGAAAACTTAAAGAAATATACTAATTTGGAAATTATTATTGATAAAAAATTAAAAGATATAGTTGGAGATTGTAAACTTTCAGTTGCAACTTCTGGTACAATTACACTGGAATTGGCTCTTCTAGGCTTACCTAGTATAGTTGTATATAAAACTAGCCTTATTAATTATTTAATAGGAAAATATATTTTAAAAATTGGTTATATATCTTTACCAAATTTAGTTTTAAATGATGAAATTTTCCCAGAGCTTATTCAAAAGGATTGTGAAGCAAAGAATATTGAAAAGCACATGAAAAAAATACTGGAAAATTTACCAGAAATTGAAGAAAAAATTGAGAATATGAGAAAAAAAATTGAAGGAAAAGCTGTTGTAGAAAGTTATGCAGATTTTCTTGTTAAGGAAGGAAAATGA
- a CDS encoding toxin-antitoxin system YwqK family antitoxin yields the protein MGTTEKEMNILELDQDEKTGLVYIKDSKKIFTGVGKTYYESGKLESIFRFKDGVLEGNGIGYYESGKISFTFNFTKGNINGITKSYYESGKIRTEKKFIDGKLDGSSKGYYENGKIAYEENYLNGKLNGNSKFYYENGNLKADLFYKNDMLDGIVIEYLEDGKKTSVSNYKNGKLEGEKLSYYKNGSLYIEANYSNDELDGDIKVYKKNGDLDYNAPYKNGKPLTDKRLKASDDMIDEISQDLKEILGDDIKITVKEENSLEDKK from the coding sequence TTGGGAACAACTGAAAAAGAGATGAATATTTTAGAGCTTGACCAAGATGAAAAAACGGGACTTGTTTACATTAAAGATAGTAAAAAAATATTTACTGGAGTTGGGAAAACTTATTATGAAAGTGGTAAATTAGAGTCAATTTTTCGTTTTAAAGATGGAGTTCTTGAAGGTAATGGAATAGGCTATTATGAATCAGGAAAAATAAGCTTTACATTTAACTTTACTAAGGGAAATATAAATGGGATAACTAAGAGCTATTATGAAAGTGGAAAAATACGAACTGAAAAAAAATTTATAGATGGTAAACTAGATGGAAGTTCAAAGGGCTACTATGAAAATGGTAAAATAGCTTATGAAGAGAACTATCTTAATGGTAAGTTAAATGGAAACAGTAAATTTTATTATGAAAATGGAAATTTAAAAGCTGACTTATTTTATAAAAATGATATGTTAGATGGTATTGTAATAGAATATCTTGAAGATGGTAAAAAAACTTCTGTTTCAAACTATAAAAATGGAAAACTTGAAGGGGAAAAATTAAGTTATTATAAAAATGGAAGCTTATATATTGAAGCTAATTATAGCAATGATGAGTTAGATGGAGATATAAAAGTCTATAAGAAAAATGGAGATTTAGATTATAATGCTCCTTATAAAAATGGAAAACCTTTAACTGATAAAAGATTAAAAGCAAGTGATGATATGATTGATGAGATTAGTCAAGATTTAAAAGAGATATTAGGTGATGATATCAAAATCACAGTAAAAGAAGAAAATAGCTTAGAGGATAAAAAATAA
- a CDS encoding LpxI family protein, which yields MEKIGLIVGNGKLPLYFIEEAKNSNISVYPIGLFPSVDEEIKKLDNYAEFNVGHIGEIIKYLLLNDITKIVMLGKIEKKLIFENLILDKYGEKIMEIVPDKKDETLLFAIIGFIRLNGIKVLPQNYLMKRFIFEAKCYTERKPDANDEKTISMGIEAARLLSRVDVGQTVVCRDKAVIAVEGIEGTDETLKRAGQYSDKDNILIKMSRPQQDMRVDVPVIGLHTVETAIQNGFKGIVAQAKKMIFLNQKECIELANKNNIFIIAKKI from the coding sequence ATGGAGAAAATAGGACTTATTGTAGGAAATGGTAAATTGCCTCTATACTTCATAGAGGAAGCCAAAAACAGTAATATTTCAGTGTATCCAATAGGTCTTTTTCCCTCTGTTGATGAAGAAATAAAAAAATTAGATAATTATGCAGAGTTCAATGTTGGACATATAGGAGAAATTATAAAATATTTACTTCTAAATGATATTACTAAAATTGTAATGCTTGGAAAGATTGAAAAAAAGCTAATTTTTGAAAATTTAATACTTGACAAATATGGAGAGAAGATAATGGAGATTGTTCCAGATAAAAAAGATGAAACTCTCCTTTTTGCAATTATTGGGTTTATAAGATTAAATGGAATAAAAGTTTTACCTCAAAATTATTTAATGAAAAGATTTATTTTTGAAGCTAAATGCTATACAGAAAGAAAACCTGATGCTAATGATGAAAAAACTATTTCTATGGGAATTGAAGCTGCAAGACTTTTAAGTAGAGTTGATGTGGGGCAAACAGTTGTATGTAGAGATAAGGCAGTTATAGCTGTTGAGGGTATAGAAGGAACTGATGAAACTCTTAAGAGAGCTGGACAATATTCTGATAAAGATAATATTTTGATAAAAATGTCAAGACCTCAACAAGATATGAGAGTTGATGTCCCTGTTATAGGGCTTCACACAGTGGAAACAGCTATACAAAATGGTTTTAAGGGTATAGTTGCTCAGGCTAAAAAAATGATATTTTTAAATCAAAAAGAATGTATAGAACTAGCAAATAAGAATAACATCTTTATAATTGCTAAAAAAATATAG